Proteins from a single region of Haloplanus sp. GDY1:
- the secF gene encoding protein translocase subunit SecF — protein MVAFEVPEVDYTRYTNRQLAAVPLAILAVALLIISGWYVATGAPVDPGLDFTGGAEIRVAVDAPDGQARERIQQAFDPDPESIRSVPTDDTYILTFQTDEAGVSTLEEQARAAGFDVESSYTVSANFGSRTQQLALGGVAFAFFGMSALVFLMFRTFVPSIAVVVSAFSDIVIPVALMNVLGIELTLGTVAALLMIIGYSVDSDILLNNHILRRSGGFYESTHRAMRTGVTMTLTSLAAMAVMTVVATLFGIQLLAAIGTVLVFGLATDLMNTYMLNLSLLRWYKYEGVGN, from the coding sequence ATGGTAGCGTTCGAAGTACCGGAGGTGGACTACACCCGGTACACGAATCGCCAGCTCGCCGCCGTACCCCTCGCGATACTCGCCGTCGCCCTCCTGATCATCTCGGGGTGGTACGTCGCGACCGGCGCGCCTGTCGATCCAGGCCTCGATTTCACCGGCGGCGCGGAGATACGCGTCGCGGTCGACGCACCGGACGGCCAGGCACGCGAACGCATCCAGCAGGCGTTCGATCCGGATCCCGAATCGATCCGGAGCGTGCCCACCGACGACACGTACATCCTGACCTTCCAGACCGACGAGGCGGGGGTGTCGACGCTCGAGGAGCAGGCGCGGGCGGCGGGATTCGACGTGGAGTCGAGCTACACGGTCTCCGCGAACTTCGGGTCGCGCACCCAGCAGCTCGCGCTCGGCGGCGTCGCCTTCGCCTTCTTCGGGATGAGCGCCCTGGTCTTCCTGATGTTCCGGACGTTCGTCCCCTCCATCGCCGTGGTCGTCTCCGCCTTCTCCGACATCGTGATCCCGGTGGCGCTGATGAACGTCCTCGGCATCGAACTCACGCTCGGCACCGTCGCCGCCCTCCTGATGATCATCGGGTACAGCGTCGACTCCGACATCCTGCTCAACAACCACATCCTCAGACGGTCGGGCGGGTTCTACGAGTCGACCCACCGCGCCATGCGGACCGGCGTGACCATGACGCTCACGTCGCTTGCCGCGATGGCCGTCATGACCGTCGTGGCGACGCTGTTCGGAATCCAGCTGCTCGCCGCCATCGGGACGGTCCTCGTCTTCGGTCTCGCGACCGACCTGATGAACACCTACATGCTCAACCTCAGCCTGCTGCGCTGGTACAAGTACGAGGGGGTGGGTAACTGA